From the genome of Vicia villosa cultivar HV-30 ecotype Madison, WI linkage group LG2, Vvil1.0, whole genome shotgun sequence, one region includes:
- the LOC131652246 gene encoding probable esterase KAI2: MGIVEDAHNVKVLGTGNRFIVLAHGFGTDQSVWKHFVPHLVDDFRVVLYDNMGAGTTNPEYFDSERHSSLEGYAYDLLAILEELRVDSCIFVGHSVSAMIGAIASISRPDLFLKLIMVSASPRYLNDVNYFGGFEQDDLNQLFTAMSENYKAWCYGFAPLAVGGDMDSVAVQEFSRTLFNMRPDIALIVSRTIFQSDMRQILKLVTVPCHIIQAEKDMAVPVMVSEYLHQQLGGESIVEVMGTDGHLPQLSSPDIVIPVLLKHIQLNIEPISCQRNYHTFQNPEASSTKTEASSLMKLEADL; encoded by the exons ATGGGGATAGTGGAAGATGCACACAACGTGAAAGTCTTGGGAACAGGAAACAGGTTCATTGTTCTAGCTCATGGCTTTGGTACAGACCAATCTGTATGGAAACACTTTGTTCCTCATCTCGTCGATGATTTTCGTGTTGTTTTGTATGATAACATGGGTGCTGGTACTACGAACCCGGAGTATTTTGATTCCGAGCGTCATTCGAGTTTAGAAGGTTATGCTTATGATTTACTCGCAATTCTAGAAGAGCTTCGAGTTGATTCATGCATATTCGTTGGTCACTCTGTTTCAGCAATGATAGGTGCTATAGCTTCTATCTCTCGACCGGATCTTTTTCTCAAACTCATCATGGTTTCTGCTTCACCGAGATACTTGAACGACGTGAATTACTTTGGAGGATTTGAGCAAGATGATCTGAACCAGTTATTCACGGCTATGTCGGAAAATTACAAAGCGTGGTGTTACGGGTTTGCACCTTTGGCGGTTGGTGGAGACATGGACTCTGTGGCGGTGCAGGAGTTTAGTCGGACGTTGTTTAATATGAGGCCGGACATAGCTTTGATTGTGTCGAGGACGATTTTTCAGAGTGATATGAGACAGATTTTGAAGCTTGTTACGGTTCCCTGTCATATTATACAGGCGGAGAAAGATATGGCGGTTCCGGTGATGGTTTCGGAGTATTTACATCAACAGTTGGGTGGGGAGTCTATTGTGGAGGTTATGGGAACGGATGGTCATTTGCCGCAGTTGAGCTCGCCGGATATTGTTATTCCGGTGTTGCTTAAACATATTCAACTTAATATTGAACCCATAAG CTGTCAGAGAAACTATCACACTTTTCAAAATCCAGAGGCTTCTTCAACAAAGACAGAGGCTTCCTCATTGATGAAACTTGAGGCAGATTTATAG